The Kosakonia sacchari SP1 genome includes a window with the following:
- a CDS encoding DedA family protein, which translates to MAVIQDIIAALWHHDFAALANPHVVGVVYLVMFATLFLENGLLPASFLPGDSLLLLAGALIARGCMDFVATLAILTSAASLGCWLSYIQGKWLGNTRVVKSWLSQLPVKYHERATYMFDRHGLLALLAGRFLAFIRTLLPTMAGISGLSNRRFQIFNWLSGLLWVGAVTSLGYAISMIPFVKRHEDQVMTFLMLLPVFLLVVGLVGAVTVVLKKKYCNA; encoded by the coding sequence ATGGCTGTTATTCAAGATATTATTGCTGCGCTCTGGCATCACGACTTTGCTGCGCTGGCAAATCCACATGTTGTGGGTGTTGTTTATTTAGTAATGTTTGCCACCCTCTTTTTAGAAAACGGCCTGCTTCCTGCTTCGTTTTTACCCGGTGACAGTTTACTGCTGCTGGCCGGTGCGCTGATTGCGCGCGGCTGCATGGATTTCGTCGCGACGTTAGCCATCCTCACTTCCGCTGCCAGTCTCGGCTGCTGGCTGAGCTATATCCAGGGCAAGTGGCTTGGGAATACGCGCGTGGTGAAAAGCTGGCTCTCGCAGTTGCCGGTGAAATATCACGAGCGGGCAACTTATATGTTTGACCGCCACGGTCTGCTGGCATTGCTGGCGGGGCGTTTCCTCGCCTTTATCCGCACCCTGCTGCCAACGATGGCGGGCATCTCCGGCCTCTCTAACCGCCGTTTCCAGATATTTAACTGGCTGAGCGGGCTACTGTGGGTCGGCGCGGTGACCTCGCTGGGCTACGCCATTAGCATGATCCCGTTTGTGAAACGCCATGAAGATCAGGTGATGACCTTTCTTATGCTGCTGCCGGTGTTCCTGCTGGTTGTCGGCCTGGTTGGCGCGGTCACGGTAGTGCTGAAGAAAAAGTACTGCAACGCGTAA
- the metC gene encoding cystathionine beta-lyase, translating to MTAKHLDTALVNAGRSKKYTQGSVNSVIQRASSLVFDTVEAKKHATRNRANGELFYGRRGTLTHFSLQDAMCELEGGAGCALFPCGAAAVANTILAFVEQGDHVLMTNTAYEPSQDFCTKILAKLGVTTSWFDPMIGSSIVRLIQPNTKVVFLESPGSITMEVHDVPAIVQAVRSVAPDAIIMIDNTWAAGVLFKALEFDIDISIQAATKYLIGHSDGMIGTAVSNARCWEQLRENAYLMGQMVDADTAYMTSRGLRTLGVRLRQHHESSLKIAEWLAAHPQVARVNHPALPGSKGHEFWKRDFTGSSGLFSFVLNKRLSNEELANYLDHFSLFSMAYSWGGYESLILANQPEQLAAIRPDGDVDFTGTLIRVHIGLENVDDLVEDLVAGFQRIV from the coding sequence ATGACAGCAAAGCATCTTGATACCGCTCTGGTTAACGCAGGGCGCAGCAAAAAATACACGCAAGGGTCGGTGAATAGCGTTATCCAGCGCGCCTCTTCACTGGTATTCGACACCGTTGAAGCCAAAAAACACGCGACGCGTAACCGCGCCAACGGCGAGCTGTTTTACGGCCGTCGCGGCACGCTCACGCACTTTTCGCTGCAAGACGCGATGTGTGAACTGGAAGGCGGCGCGGGCTGCGCGCTTTTCCCCTGTGGCGCTGCGGCGGTGGCAAACACCATCCTGGCATTTGTTGAACAAGGCGATCACGTGTTGATGACCAACACCGCCTATGAACCCAGCCAGGATTTTTGCACCAAAATTCTCGCCAAACTGGGCGTCACCACCAGTTGGTTCGACCCGATGATCGGTTCCAGCATCGTGCGGTTGATTCAGCCGAACACCAAAGTGGTGTTCCTGGAATCGCCCGGCTCAATCACCATGGAAGTCCATGATGTTCCGGCGATTGTGCAGGCGGTGCGAAGCGTTGCGCCAGACGCGATCATCATGATCGACAACACCTGGGCGGCGGGCGTGCTGTTCAAGGCGCTGGAGTTCGATATTGATATCTCGATTCAGGCGGCAACCAAATACCTGATTGGCCACTCCGACGGCATGATCGGTACGGCGGTTTCCAACGCCCGCTGTTGGGAACAACTGCGCGAAAACGCCTATTTGATGGGGCAAATGGTGGATGCCGACACGGCGTATATGACCAGCCGCGGCCTGCGCACGCTGGGCGTTCGTCTGCGTCAGCACCACGAAAGCAGCCTGAAAATTGCCGAATGGCTGGCGGCACATCCGCAGGTGGCGCGCGTGAATCACCCGGCGCTTCCCGGCAGCAAAGGCCACGAGTTCTGGAAACGGGATTTTACTGGCAGCAGCGGCTTGTTCTCGTTTGTGCTGAATAAGCGCTTAAGCAATGAAGAGTTAGCCAACTACCTCGACCATTTCTCGCTGTTCAGCATGGCGTACTCGTGGGGCGGTTATGAATCGTTGATTCTTGCCAACCAGCCGGAACAACTGGCGGCGATTCGCCCGGACGGTGACGTGGATTTCACCGGCACATTAATCCGGGTGCACATTGGTTTAGAGAATGTTGACGATCTGGTTGAGGATTTAGTGGCGGGCTTTCAGCGCATCGTGTAA
- the exbB gene encoding tol-pal system-associated acyl-CoA thioesterase: MGNNLMQTDLSVWGMYQHADIVVKVVMIGLILASVVTWALFFSKSVEMISHKRRLKREQQQLADARTLDQASEIASAFHARSLSTMLINEAQNELELSAGSEDNEGIKERTGFRLERRVAATGRHMGRGNGYLATIGAISPFIGLFGTVWGIMNSFIGIAQTQTTNLAVVAPGIAEALLATAIGLVAAIPAVVIYNIFARMIGSYKATLGDVAAQVLLLQSRDLDLAASNAQPVRTAQKLRVG, encoded by the coding sequence GTGGGTAATAATTTGATGCAGACGGATCTATCCGTGTGGGGCATGTACCAGCATGCCGACATCGTTGTGAAGGTGGTGATGATCGGCCTGATTCTGGCGTCTGTCGTCACGTGGGCGCTTTTCTTCAGCAAAAGCGTTGAGATGATTTCACACAAGCGCCGCCTCAAGCGTGAGCAGCAGCAGTTGGCTGATGCCCGCACTCTGGATCAGGCGAGTGAAATTGCTTCCGCTTTCCACGCGCGTAGCCTGAGCACAATGTTGATCAACGAAGCCCAGAACGAACTGGAGTTATCCGCAGGCAGCGAAGATAACGAAGGTATTAAAGAGCGCACCGGTTTTCGTCTGGAACGTCGCGTTGCCGCCACCGGTCGCCATATGGGGCGCGGGAATGGTTATCTGGCAACGATTGGCGCGATCTCGCCATTTATTGGTCTGTTTGGTACCGTTTGGGGCATCATGAACAGCTTCATCGGTATTGCGCAGACGCAAACCACCAACCTCGCGGTTGTCGCGCCGGGCATCGCGGAAGCGCTGCTGGCAACGGCTATCGGCCTGGTTGCTGCTATCCCGGCGGTGGTGATTTACAACATCTTCGCCCGTATGATCGGCAGCTATAAAGCGACCCTCGGCGATGTTGCCGCGCAGGTTCTGCTGCTGCAAAGCCGCGATCTGGATCTGGCTGCCAGCAACGCTCAGCCGGTTCGCACCGCGCAAAAATTACGAGTAGGTTGA
- the exbD gene encoding TonB system transport protein ExbD yields MAMRLNENLDDNGEMHEINVTPFIDVMLVLLIIFMVAAPLATVDVKVNLPASTSQPQPRPEKPVYLSVKADNTMFIGNDQVTDETMVNALNTLTEGKKDTTIFFRADKTVDYETMMKVMDTLHQAGYLKIGLVGEEVAKAK; encoded by the coding sequence ATGGCAATGCGTCTTAATGAAAACCTGGACGATAACGGCGAAATGCACGAAATCAACGTCACGCCGTTTATCGACGTGATGTTAGTGCTGCTGATTATCTTTATGGTGGCCGCGCCGCTTGCCACGGTTGATGTGAAAGTTAACCTGCCGGCATCGACCAGCCAGCCGCAACCGCGCCCGGAAAAACCGGTTTATCTGTCGGTAAAAGCAGATAACACCATGTTTATTGGTAACGATCAGGTTACCGATGAAACGATGGTTAACGCGCTGAATACGCTAACCGAAGGTAAAAAAGACACTACTATCTTCTTTCGCGCGGATAAAACCGTGGATTACGAAACGATGATGAAGGTGATGGATACGCTGCATCAGGCGGGATATCTGAAGATCGGTCTGGTGGGCGAAGAAGTCGCGAAAGCGAAGTAA
- a CDS encoding SDR family oxidoreductase encodes MANNQTKMQDPTTQYYTGEYPKQRQPTPGIQSKMDPVPDCGENSYVGSGRLKDRKALVTGGDSGIGRAAAIAYAREGADVAINYLPAEEEDAQQVKAQIEAAGRKAVLIPGDLTDESFARSLPHKAKEQLGGLDILALVAGKQTAVEEIANLTTEQFTQTYTVNVFALFWITQEAVPLLPAGGSIITTSSIQAYQPSTHLLDYASTKAAILNYSRGLAKQVAEKGIRVNIVAPGPIWTALQIAGGQPQEKLPQFGQQTPMKRAGQPAELAPIYVYLASQESSYVTAEVHGVTGGEHLG; translated from the coding sequence ATGGCGAATAACCAGACGAAAATGCAGGATCCCACCACGCAGTATTACACTGGCGAATACCCGAAACAGCGGCAACCAACGCCAGGCATACAGTCGAAGATGGATCCCGTTCCCGACTGCGGCGAGAACAGTTATGTCGGTAGCGGGCGGCTAAAAGATCGCAAAGCGCTGGTGACCGGCGGCGATTCCGGCATTGGCCGCGCAGCGGCTATTGCTTATGCGCGCGAAGGCGCAGATGTCGCCATCAACTATTTGCCTGCGGAAGAGGAAGACGCGCAGCAGGTGAAAGCGCAAATCGAAGCCGCCGGGCGCAAAGCGGTGTTAATTCCCGGTGACCTGACCGATGAGTCTTTTGCCCGCTCTTTGCCGCACAAGGCAAAAGAGCAGCTTGGCGGGCTGGATATTCTGGCGCTAGTGGCGGGTAAACAGACTGCCGTGGAAGAGATTGCCAACCTGACGACAGAGCAATTTACCCAAACCTACACCGTTAACGTTTTTGCGCTGTTCTGGATAACCCAGGAAGCCGTGCCGCTGCTGCCAGCGGGCGGGAGCATTATTACCACATCGTCTATTCAGGCATATCAACCGAGTACACATCTGCTGGACTACGCCTCAACCAAGGCGGCAATCCTCAATTACAGCCGGGGACTGGCGAAGCAGGTCGCGGAAAAAGGCATTCGCGTTAATATCGTCGCACCAGGACCAATCTGGACAGCGTTGCAAATTGCCGGGGGTCAGCCGCAGGAGAAACTGCCGCAGTTTGGTCAGCAAACGCCAATGAAGCGTGCCGGGCAGCCTGCGGAACTGGCACCGATTTATGTCTATCTGGCGAGCCAGGAATCAAGCTACGTCACCGCCGAAGTGCATGGCGTGACGGGCGGCGAACATCTTGGATAA
- a CDS encoding ESA_00282 family adhesion-associated protein, whose product MNSIFYSVIALLLLTGGVLLLMREYNKKAPLSEIDNPPLPPQPLSKEEGEDHFSALMNAITPVWYWRVNHEYIDFLHATIKRMNMAELNSTPGLFEAQRRCSDLNSAVYKYYDNIKKRCVNGEKVPHSDLDVLNLRQCFREFSMEAYPALVVLVWPENQRPWVNPEEV is encoded by the coding sequence ATGAACAGTATTTTTTATTCTGTTATTGCTTTATTGCTGCTGACGGGCGGCGTTCTTTTATTGATGCGTGAGTACAATAAAAAAGCTCCCCTTAGTGAAATTGACAATCCGCCTTTACCACCGCAACCGTTGTCAAAAGAGGAAGGGGAAGATCATTTCTCCGCGTTAATGAATGCGATTACTCCAGTGTGGTACTGGCGCGTTAATCATGAATATATAGATTTTCTTCATGCGACAATTAAGCGCATGAATATGGCTGAATTAAATAGTACGCCTGGGTTATTTGAAGCGCAGCGTCGCTGTAGCGATCTCAATTCAGCGGTGTATAAGTATTACGACAATATAAAAAAGCGCTGCGTAAATGGTGAAAAAGTACCGCATTCGGATCTGGATGTGCTCAACCTGCGTCAGTGTTTTCGTGAATTCAGTATGGAAGCGTATCCGGCGCTGGTCGTGCTGGTGTGGCCTGAGAACCAACGACCGTGGGTCAACCCCGAAGAGGTGTAG
- a CDS encoding TIGR00645 family protein: MERFLENAMYASRWLLAPVYFGLSLALLALTVKFFQEIFHVLPNIFNLAEADLILTLLSLVDMTLVGGLLVMVMFSGYENFVSQLDIAEHKEKLNWLGKMDATSLKNKVAASIVAISSIHLLRVFMDAKNVPDNKLMWYVIIHLTFVLSAFVMGYLDRLTRHQH; encoded by the coding sequence ATGGAACGCTTTCTGGAAAACGCAATGTACGCTTCGCGCTGGTTGCTCGCCCCGGTTTACTTCGGCCTCTCTCTCGCCCTGCTTGCGCTGACGGTAAAATTCTTCCAGGAGATTTTTCACGTCCTGCCCAATATCTTCAATCTGGCGGAAGCGGATCTGATCCTGACGCTGCTGTCGCTGGTGGATATGACGCTGGTGGGGGGGTTGCTGGTGATGGTGATGTTTTCCGGCTATGAAAATTTTGTCTCACAGCTCGATATCGCTGAGCATAAAGAGAAGTTGAACTGGCTTGGCAAAATGGACGCCACATCGCTGAAAAACAAAGTGGCGGCGTCGATTGTCGCCATTTCGTCGATTCATCTGCTGCGCGTATTTATGGATGCCAAAAACGTCCCGGATAACAAACTAATGTGGTATGTGATTATCCACCTGACGTTTGTACTTTCCGCTTTTGTGATGGGCTACCTGGACCGATTAACTCGCCACCAACACTGA
- a CDS encoding aldo/keto reductase — protein MPGFANPNRYEQMQYRYCGKSGLQLPALSLGLWHSFGHGHALDSQRALLRKAFSLGITHFDLANNYGPPAGSAEENFGRLLREDFAAYRDEIIISTKAGYDMWPGPYGSGGSRKYLLASLDQSLKRMGVEYVDIFYSHRVDEKTPMEETASALAQAVQSGKALYVGISSYSTERTQQMAALLREWKIPLLIHQPSYNLLNRWVDKTGLLDTLEDNGVGCIAFTPLAQGLLTGKYLNGIPEGSRMQREGKKVRGLTEKMLTESNLNSLRLLNDMAQRRGQSMAQMALSWLLKDARVTSVLIGASRPEQIEENVQALNNLSFSSEELAQIDKHIADGELNLWQASSDK, from the coding sequence ATGCCTGGTTTCGCCAACCCGAATCGCTACGAACAGATGCAGTACCGGTACTGCGGCAAAAGCGGCCTACAACTGCCCGCGCTTTCGCTCGGTTTGTGGCACAGTTTTGGTCACGGGCACGCCCTGGACTCACAGCGCGCCTTGCTGCGCAAAGCATTTTCCCTCGGCATTACCCACTTTGATTTAGCCAATAACTACGGGCCGCCAGCAGGCAGCGCGGAGGAGAATTTTGGCCGCTTGTTACGTGAGGATTTTGCCGCATACCGCGACGAGATCATTATCTCCACCAAAGCCGGTTACGATATGTGGCCAGGGCCGTACGGTTCCGGCGGTTCACGCAAGTACCTGCTCGCCAGCCTCGATCAGAGTCTGAAGCGGATGGGCGTTGAGTACGTTGATATCTTTTATTCGCATCGGGTTGATGAAAAAACGCCCATGGAAGAGACGGCATCCGCATTGGCGCAGGCGGTGCAGAGCGGTAAGGCGCTGTATGTCGGCATCTCTTCCTATTCCACCGAGCGCACACAGCAAATGGCGGCGCTGCTGCGCGAATGGAAAATCCCGCTGCTTATCCATCAACCCTCTTACAACTTGCTGAACCGCTGGGTGGATAAAACCGGCCTGCTGGATACGCTGGAAGATAATGGCGTGGGTTGCATTGCCTTTACTCCGCTGGCGCAAGGGCTATTAACCGGCAAATACCTGAACGGTATTCCGGAAGGTTCACGCATGCAGCGTGAAGGCAAAAAAGTGCGTGGCCTGACGGAAAAGATGCTGACAGAGAGCAACCTCAACAGCTTGCGCTTGCTCAATGACATGGCACAACGCCGCGGTCAGTCGATGGCGCAAATGGCGCTGAGCTGGCTGTTAAAAGATGCGCGAGTCACGTCGGTGCTGATTGGCGCAAGCCGTCCGGAACAGATTGAAGAGAACGTTCAGGCACTGAACAACCTGAGTTTCAGCAGTGAGGAGTTAGCGCAGATCGACAAACACATTGCCGATGGTGAGCTGAATCTGTGGCAGGCTTCTTCGGATAAGTAA
- the yghX gene encoding YghX family hydrolase yields the protein MTRLTAKDFPQELLDYYDYYAHGKINKREFLQLAGKYAVGGMTALALFNLLKPNYALATQVEFTDPDIHPEYITYPSPNGHGDVRGYLVTPTKAQGKVSAVVVVHENRGLNPYIEDVARRVAKAGYIALAPDGLSSVGGYPGNDDEGRALQQKVAPTKLMNDFFAAIEFMQKHPQASGKVGITGFCYGGGVSNAAAVAYPELACAVPFYGRQPPAADVAKINAPLLLHYAALDKNINEGWPAYEQALKARQKVYEAWIYPGVNHGFHNDSTPRYDKAAAELAWQRTLDWFKTYLT from the coding sequence ATGACACGTTTAACGGCGAAAGATTTTCCACAGGAATTGCTTGATTACTACGACTACTACGCGCACGGCAAGATCAATAAGCGTGAATTTTTACAGCTGGCGGGCAAATATGCGGTTGGCGGCATGACGGCGCTGGCGCTGTTCAACTTGTTGAAACCGAACTACGCGCTGGCAACGCAAGTGGAATTCACCGATCCGGACATTCACCCGGAATATATCACTTACCCGTCGCCGAACGGGCACGGCGATGTGCGCGGCTACCTGGTCACACCGACAAAAGCGCAGGGCAAAGTGTCGGCAGTGGTGGTGGTACATGAAAACCGTGGGTTAAACCCGTATATCGAAGATGTGGCTCGCCGCGTCGCCAAAGCGGGTTATATAGCGCTGGCACCGGATGGTTTAAGCTCTGTGGGCGGCTATCCAGGTAACGATGATGAAGGTCGCGCATTGCAGCAGAAAGTTGCCCCGACAAAGCTGATGAATGATTTTTTTGCCGCCATCGAGTTTATGCAAAAACACCCGCAGGCGAGCGGCAAAGTGGGGATCACTGGTTTTTGCTATGGCGGCGGCGTGTCAAACGCGGCGGCGGTGGCTTACCCGGAGCTGGCGTGCGCGGTGCCTTTTTATGGTCGGCAACCTCCGGCAGCGGACGTGGCGAAAATCAACGCGCCGCTGTTGCTGCATTACGCTGCGCTGGACAAGAACATCAACGAAGGCTGGCCGGCCTATGAGCAGGCGTTAAAGGCCAGGCAAAAAGTTTATGAAGCGTGGATTTATCCCGGCGTTAACCACGGTTTTCACAACGATTCGACGCCGCGCTACGATAAAGCCGCTGCCGAATTGGCCTGGCAACGCACCCTGGATTGGTTCAAAACGTATCTCACTTAG